The Microbacterium sp. LWH7-1.2 genome window below encodes:
- the nagA gene encoding N-acetylglucosamine-6-phosphate deacetylase has protein sequence MSTLVHSVRLLGSVSVDSDNADAWAFFEGDRVAAVGVGAGFPRADATVDGGGGCLAPGFVDIHGHGGAGASFDDGPEAVATARAVHRAHGTTRAVLSLITAPIDDLAARVAMVADLCDADPTVLGSHLEGPFLDPGHKGAHTASLLRAPDAASVDRLLEAGRGTIRQVTLAPERQGAFDAIRRFVEAGVAVAVGHTNADADTTRRAFDAGATLITHAFNAMPGIHHRAPGPVVSALRDERVTLEVIADGVHVDLELIATLFAVAGDRIALVTDAMAAAGAQDGRYELGGLAVRVTAGVARLEEGGAIAGSTLTQDAALRHVVAAGVPLEVASHALSRQPAHAIHRDDLGTLDVGALADAVLLDDALAVRRVWIGGHDA, from the coding sequence ATGAGCACCCTCGTCCACTCCGTCCGCCTGCTGGGCTCCGTGTCGGTCGACAGCGACAACGCCGACGCATGGGCGTTCTTCGAGGGCGATCGCGTCGCCGCAGTCGGAGTCGGCGCAGGGTTCCCGCGCGCGGACGCGACGGTCGACGGAGGGGGCGGATGCCTCGCCCCCGGTTTCGTCGACATCCACGGGCACGGCGGCGCGGGCGCGAGCTTCGACGACGGGCCCGAGGCCGTCGCCACGGCGCGCGCCGTGCACCGCGCCCACGGGACGACGCGCGCGGTGCTCTCGCTCATCACCGCGCCGATCGACGACCTCGCAGCGCGCGTGGCGATGGTCGCGGACCTCTGCGACGCCGATCCCACGGTCCTCGGCTCGCACCTCGAGGGTCCGTTCCTCGACCCGGGCCACAAGGGTGCGCACACAGCGTCGCTGCTGCGGGCCCCGGACGCGGCATCCGTCGACCGTCTTCTCGAGGCCGGACGCGGGACGATCCGCCAGGTCACGCTCGCGCCGGAGCGCCAGGGCGCCTTCGACGCGATCCGGCGGTTCGTCGAGGCGGGCGTCGCCGTCGCGGTCGGCCACACGAACGCCGACGCCGACACGACTCGGCGCGCCTTCGACGCCGGCGCGACGCTCATCACGCATGCGTTCAATGCGATGCCCGGCATCCACCACCGCGCTCCCGGCCCCGTCGTCTCGGCTCTGCGCGACGAGCGCGTGACTCTCGAGGTCATCGCCGACGGCGTGCACGTCGACCTGGAGCTGATCGCGACGCTCTTCGCGGTCGCCGGCGACCGGATCGCGCTCGTCACCGACGCGATGGCCGCGGCCGGCGCGCAGGACGGCCGGTACGAGCTGGGCGGCCTCGCGGTGCGCGTGACCGCCGGGGTGGCACGGCTCGAAGAGGGCGGTGCGATCGCCGGCTCCACGCTCACGCAGGATGCCGCGCTGCGCCACGTCGTGGCCGCAGGCGTCCCGCTCGAGGTCGCGTCGCACGCGCTCAGCCGGCAGCCCGCGCACGCGATCCACCGCGACGACCTCGGCACCCTCGACGTCGGCGCGCTCGCCGACGCGGTGCTGCTGGACGACGCACTCGCGGTGCGCCGCGTCTGGATCGGCGGCCACGACGCCTGA
- a CDS encoding DUF6596 domain-containing protein: MPSVDDSRAVAARTARESYGRILAVVATSTRDVALAEDALADAFERALRTWPDAGIPANPEGWLVTVARNRLRDALASAARRTGVPLDEGIAAVRADEREVDALTALERAEAIPDRRLELLFACAHPAIDPAIRTPLMLQTVLGFEATEIARAFGVEPSAMAQRLVRAKRRIRDAGIPFRVPTRADMPSRLPAVLEAIYGAYAIGWLDQGDEPRESLADEARWFAVLTATLLGDEPEAWGLAALLTYAQSRAPARADVPWTPLDEQDPAQWDRGLIAEGAALLRRASALGRPLGRFQLEAAIQAVHCDRARSGILDVEALVKLYRGLVAIAPTDGARRALAAAEARVSAAGEASDL; the protein is encoded by the coding sequence ATGCCGAGCGTCGACGATTCCCGCGCGGTCGCCGCGCGCACCGCGCGGGAATCGTACGGCCGCATCCTGGCCGTCGTCGCGACCTCCACGCGCGATGTCGCCCTCGCCGAGGACGCGCTCGCCGACGCTTTCGAGCGGGCGCTGCGCACCTGGCCGGACGCCGGCATCCCCGCCAATCCCGAAGGGTGGCTGGTCACCGTGGCTCGAAATCGGCTGCGCGACGCCCTCGCATCGGCGGCCCGCCGGACCGGCGTGCCGCTGGACGAGGGGATCGCCGCGGTGCGAGCGGACGAGCGCGAGGTCGATGCGCTCACTGCACTGGAGCGTGCCGAGGCGATCCCCGACCGCCGGCTCGAGCTGCTCTTCGCGTGCGCGCACCCGGCGATCGACCCGGCCATCCGCACACCGCTCATGCTGCAGACGGTGCTGGGATTCGAGGCGACCGAGATCGCCCGCGCGTTCGGTGTGGAGCCGTCGGCGATGGCGCAGCGTCTCGTTCGCGCGAAGCGGCGGATCCGGGATGCCGGCATCCCGTTCCGGGTGCCCACGCGCGCCGACATGCCGTCTCGGCTGCCCGCCGTGCTCGAGGCGATCTACGGCGCCTACGCCATCGGATGGCTCGATCAGGGCGATGAACCGCGCGAGTCGCTCGCCGATGAGGCGCGCTGGTTCGCGGTGCTGACAGCGACGCTGCTCGGCGACGAGCCCGAGGCCTGGGGGCTCGCCGCCCTGCTCACCTACGCGCAGTCGCGTGCGCCGGCCCGCGCCGACGTGCCCTGGACTCCGCTCGACGAGCAGGACCCGGCGCAGTGGGATCGCGGGCTCATCGCGGAGGGCGCCGCGCTGCTGCGCCGCGCCTCGGCACTCGGGCGTCCGCTCGGGCGCTTCCAGCTGGAGGCGGCGATCCAGGCGGTGCACTGCGACCGCGCCCGCAGCGGCATCCTCGACGTCGAGGCCCTCGTGAAGCTCTACCGAGGGCTCGTCGCGATCGCACCGACCGATGGTGCACGACGAGCCCTGGCAGCGGCCGAGGCGCGTGTGTCCGCGGCCGGCGAGGCATCGGACCTGTAA
- a CDS encoding NAD(P)H-dependent oxidoreductase, producing MNAPRILVIVGTPFAGSLNHALARSYADAARTGGADVRVVDLAKDAVPQHPSQRDDVRLPRTEADVQLPPEVAASVADVDWADHLVFFFPQWWGSLPGALKTWIDRVFVRGFAYRYRPTGRLWDKLLTGRSARIVMTMDSPAFWNAWVYRDAPIRSLRTATLEYCGIKVRGVTRLAEVRHSSEADRERWVLGMASFGATDAGSVAPRARDELVAA from the coding sequence ATGAACGCCCCCCGCATCCTCGTGATCGTCGGCACGCCCTTCGCCGGCAGCCTCAACCACGCCCTCGCCCGGTCGTACGCCGATGCCGCACGCACCGGCGGCGCCGATGTGCGGGTCGTCGACCTCGCGAAGGACGCCGTGCCGCAGCATCCGTCCCAGCGCGACGACGTGCGGCTTCCCCGCACCGAGGCGGACGTGCAGCTCCCGCCCGAGGTCGCCGCCTCCGTCGCCGACGTGGACTGGGCCGACCACCTCGTCTTCTTCTTCCCGCAGTGGTGGGGGTCGCTCCCGGGTGCCCTCAAAACGTGGATCGACCGCGTGTTCGTGCGCGGCTTCGCGTACCGCTACCGTCCGACGGGTCGACTGTGGGACAAGCTGCTGACCGGTCGCAGCGCGCGCATCGTCATGACGATGGACTCCCCCGCCTTCTGGAACGCGTGGGTCTACCGCGACGCGCCGATCCGGTCGCTGCGCACGGCGACGCTCGAATACTGCGGCATCAAGGTGCGCGGCGTGACGCGCCTCGCGGAGGTGCGGCACAGCTCCGAAGCCGACCGCGAGCGCTGGGTCCTCGGGATGGCGTCGTTCGGAGCGACGGATGCCGGGTCCGTCGCCCCGCGCGCACGCGACGAGCTCGTCGCGGCCTGA
- the glyA gene encoding serine hydroxymethyltransferase, whose product MTDQFFNAPLAEVDPEIAQVLDRELDRQRGYLEMIASENFVPVSVLQSQGSVLTNKYAEGYPGRRYYGGCEEVDVAEELAIHRAKALFGAEFANVQPHSGATANAAVLHAIARPGDTLLGLSLDQGGHLTHGMKINFSGRLYNIVAYGVDPETSTIDMDEVRRLAVEHKPKVIIAGWSAYPRRLDFAAFRAIADEVGATLWVDMAHFAGLVAAGLHPNPVPHAHVVSSTVHKTIGGPRSGFILTNDADIAKKINTAVFPGQQGGPLMHVIAAKATAFKLAATPEFKERQERVLRGAHIIAERLSQQDVKDAGIAVRSGGTDVHLVLVDLRNAEIDGKQAEDLLHEIHITVNRNAVPNDPRPPMVTSGLRIGTPALATRGFGDAEFTEVADIIALALLPGADVEELRLRVAALTAKFPLYPDFRH is encoded by the coding sequence ATGACCGATCAGTTCTTCAACGCCCCGCTCGCCGAGGTCGATCCCGAGATCGCCCAGGTGCTCGACCGCGAGCTCGACCGCCAGCGCGGTTATCTCGAGATGATCGCCTCCGAGAACTTCGTTCCGGTCTCTGTGCTGCAGTCGCAGGGCTCGGTGCTCACCAACAAGTACGCCGAGGGCTACCCGGGCCGCCGCTACTACGGCGGCTGCGAAGAGGTCGACGTCGCCGAGGAACTCGCCATCCACCGCGCCAAGGCGCTGTTCGGCGCCGAGTTCGCGAACGTCCAGCCGCACTCGGGCGCCACCGCGAACGCCGCTGTGCTGCACGCCATCGCCCGTCCGGGCGACACGCTGCTCGGCCTCTCGCTCGACCAGGGCGGCCACCTCACGCACGGCATGAAGATCAACTTCTCGGGCCGCCTGTACAACATCGTCGCGTACGGCGTCGACCCCGAGACCTCGACGATCGACATGGACGAGGTGCGCCGCCTCGCCGTCGAGCACAAGCCCAAGGTCATCATCGCCGGCTGGTCGGCGTACCCGCGCCGGCTCGACTTCGCCGCCTTCCGCGCGATCGCCGACGAGGTCGGCGCGACCCTGTGGGTCGACATGGCGCACTTCGCCGGTCTCGTCGCGGCGGGTCTGCACCCGAACCCGGTGCCGCACGCCCACGTCGTGTCGTCGACCGTGCACAAGACGATCGGCGGCCCCCGCTCGGGCTTCATCCTCACCAACGATGCCGACATCGCGAAGAAGATCAACACCGCCGTCTTCCCGGGGCAGCAGGGCGGCCCCCTCATGCACGTGATCGCGGCCAAGGCGACGGCGTTCAAGCTCGCCGCGACCCCAGAGTTCAAGGAGCGCCAGGAGCGCGTGCTGCGCGGCGCCCACATCATCGCGGAGCGTCTGTCCCAGCAGGACGTGAAGGACGCCGGCATCGCGGTCCGTTCGGGTGGCACCGACGTGCACCTCGTGCTGGTCGACCTCCGCAACGCCGAGATCGACGGCAAGCAGGCCGAGGACCTGCTGCACGAGATCCACATCACGGTGAACCGCAACGCGGTCCCCAATGACCCGCGCCCGCCGATGGTCACGTCGGGCCTGCGGATCGGCACGCCGGCGCTGGCGACCCGCGGCTTCGGCGACGCCGAGTTCACGGAGGTCGCCGACATCATCGCGCTCGCACTGCTGCCCGGTGCCGACGTCGAAGAGCTGCGCCTGCGCGTCGCGGCCCTCACCGCCAAGTTCCCGCTGTACCCCGACTTCCGCCACTGA
- a CDS encoding amino acid ABC transporter ATP-binding protein produces MTALLRASGIHKSFGEREVLRGVDVALASHEVVALIGASGSGKSTLLRCLNLLEPIDDGQIYLDDEDISDPRVDANRVRARFGAVFQSYNLFPHLSVLDNVTLASRVVHRKPRREAEARALELLGRIGLADLAPEHPDRLSGGQQQRAAIVRAIATDPEVLFLDEITSALDPELVGEVLELVRQLAADGATILMATHEMAFARDVAHRVVFLDAGTIVEQGPPSEVLAAPQEARTRAFLARFTA; encoded by the coding sequence GTGACCGCCCTGCTGCGCGCCAGCGGCATCCACAAGTCGTTCGGCGAGCGCGAGGTGCTCCGCGGCGTCGATGTCGCTCTCGCGTCGCACGAGGTCGTCGCGCTCATCGGCGCGAGCGGGTCGGGCAAGTCGACGCTGCTGCGGTGCCTGAACCTCCTCGAGCCGATCGACGACGGGCAGATCTACCTCGACGACGAGGACATCTCCGATCCGCGCGTCGACGCCAACCGCGTGCGAGCACGCTTCGGTGCGGTGTTCCAGAGCTACAACCTCTTCCCGCACCTGTCGGTGCTCGACAACGTCACCCTCGCTTCGCGGGTGGTGCACCGGAAACCCCGCCGTGAGGCCGAGGCGCGCGCCCTCGAGCTGCTCGGCCGCATCGGACTCGCCGACCTCGCCCCGGAGCACCCCGACCGCCTGTCGGGGGGCCAGCAGCAGCGCGCCGCGATCGTTCGGGCCATCGCGACCGATCCCGAGGTGCTGTTCCTCGACGAGATCACCTCGGCGCTCGACCCCGAGCTCGTCGGCGAGGTGCTCGAGCTGGTGCGGCAGCTCGCCGCCGACGGCGCGACGATCCTGATGGCGACGCACGAGATGGCCTTCGCGCGCGACGTCGCGCACCGAGTGGTCTTCCTCGACGCCGGCACGATCGTCGAGCAGGGGCCTCCGTCCGAGGTCCTCGCGGCGCCCCAGGAAGCTCGCACCCGGGCGTTCCTCGCCCGCTTCACCGCGTGA
- a CDS encoding amino acid ABC transporter permease, with translation MTLHQPSALELDRRAYRRRRSQRSVLIAIASSLAFAVIVWVTVINTEGWSKVQQSFFNLDVAIQALPKVWDGFLINLQVLAYSVVTVAAVALVIAVLRTLRGPVFFPARVLAAGYTDLFRGLPFIIVLYLIGFGLPTITNTRMPVVLLGVIAVTLTYSAYVAEVIRAGIEAVHPSQRLAARALGLGYVQSLRRVVLPQALRKITPPLMNDFISMQKDVGLISILGAVDAIAAARSVASLTYNFTPYVVAGVLFILLAIPTIRLTDWYTARLREREQAGAIL, from the coding sequence GTGACCCTGCACCAGCCCAGCGCGCTCGAGCTCGACCGTCGCGCCTACCGGCGCCGCCGCTCGCAGCGGTCGGTGCTCATCGCGATCGCGTCATCGCTCGCGTTCGCGGTGATCGTCTGGGTGACGGTCATCAACACCGAGGGCTGGTCGAAGGTCCAGCAGTCGTTCTTCAACCTCGACGTCGCGATCCAGGCGCTGCCGAAGGTGTGGGACGGCTTCCTGATCAACCTGCAGGTCCTCGCCTACTCGGTCGTCACCGTCGCGGCGGTCGCACTCGTGATCGCCGTGCTGCGCACGCTCCGCGGGCCAGTCTTCTTCCCCGCGCGCGTGCTCGCCGCCGGCTACACCGACCTCTTCCGCGGCCTGCCGTTCATCATCGTGCTCTACCTCATCGGCTTCGGCCTGCCGACCATCACGAACACGCGCATGCCGGTGGTGCTGCTCGGGGTCATCGCGGTGACCCTCACGTACTCCGCGTACGTCGCCGAGGTGATCCGCGCCGGGATCGAGGCCGTCCATCCCTCGCAGCGCCTCGCGGCGCGCGCGCTCGGGCTCGGGTACGTGCAGTCGCTGCGTCGCGTCGTGCTGCCCCAGGCCCTGCGCAAGATCACGCCGCCCCTCATGAACGACTTCATCTCGATGCAGAAGGACGTCGGACTGATCTCCATCCTGGGCGCGGTCGATGCGATCGCCGCCGCCCGATCGGTGGCGTCCCTCACGTACAACTTCACGCCGTACGTCGTCGCCGGCGTCCTGTTCATCCTGCTCGCGATCCCGACGATCCGCCTGACCGACTGGTACACCGCGAGGCTGCGCGAGCGCGAGCAGGCGGGGGCGATCCTGTGA
- a CDS encoding YciI family protein, with product MRYALLLHYPEMTPEDMGDDAWAEGMREFDEYAKALDDAGVLISAEVLQPSAVTTTVTAPDGTLRVQDGPFADTKEQLGGTFVIDVADLDAAIGWAGKAPSIGWGTVEVRPSATRFENGAWTQFAS from the coding sequence ATGCGGTACGCACTCCTCCTCCACTACCCCGAGATGACCCCCGAAGACATGGGAGACGACGCCTGGGCCGAGGGCATGCGCGAGTTCGACGAGTACGCGAAGGCGCTCGACGACGCGGGCGTGCTGATCTCGGCCGAGGTGCTGCAGCCCTCCGCCGTGACCACCACGGTGACCGCACCCGACGGCACGCTGCGCGTGCAGGACGGCCCGTTCGCCGACACCAAGGAGCAGCTCGGCGGGACGTTCGTGATCGACGTCGCCGACCTCGACGCCGCCATCGGCTGGGCCGGCAAGGCGCCGTCGATCGGCTGGGGCACCGTCGAGGTGCGGCCGAGCGCCACCCGCTTCGAGAACGGCGCCTGGACCCAGTTCGCGAGCTGA
- a CDS encoding beta-N-acetylhexosaminidase → MNRRRGRAVAAVVLAAALLAGCTPVAQNGDTVSLPAVVPAPTSIEAGSGAPFRLASTTVVKGDTDAATALSAIVEARTRLSLATGDGAVIELRVDAGSGAPESYRIAADEASVVVTGADAAGLFYGVQTLGQLIARDGDGWVLPAVTIEDAPRFAYRGLMLDVARHFHSVDTVRAYIDRGASLKFNALHLHLTDDQGWRIQLDSRPELTEKASGTSVGGGSVVGQGRGGGFYTKADYREIVEYAASRHMIVVPEIDMPGHTHAVGLAYPELTEAPTVSEHMRETIRDYGGEEPRTGTPYDGMAVGFSSLKIHDEATYDFVADVFGELAAMTPGPYLHFGGDESLSTTDDDFAVFVARASAIIADLGKTPVAWHEAGAAPDIADITIGQYWGFLTPQEGAAEKAIAFVDNGAQLILSPADAIYLDMQYPDLPGHGLTWANGPTSVERAYSWEPSDVVPGVDDSGILGIEAPLWTETIRTAADIDTMAFPRAAAAAEAAWSPATGTSELRTWASFRERVGALGPLWTSMGIGFHPSDEIPWATE, encoded by the coding sequence ATGAATCGTCGACGAGGACGAGCGGTCGCCGCAGTCGTCCTCGCCGCCGCGCTGCTGGCCGGCTGCACCCCGGTCGCACAGAATGGAGACACCGTGTCGCTTCCCGCCGTCGTCCCCGCCCCGACCTCGATCGAGGCCGGCTCCGGCGCGCCCTTCCGGCTCGCGTCCACCACGGTGGTGAAGGGAGACACGGATGCTGCCACCGCCCTGTCCGCGATCGTCGAGGCCCGCACGCGGCTGAGCCTCGCGACCGGCGACGGCGCGGTCATCGAGCTGCGGGTCGACGCGGGTTCGGGCGCGCCCGAGTCGTACCGGATCGCCGCGGACGAGGCATCCGTGGTCGTCACCGGCGCCGACGCGGCAGGGCTGTTCTACGGCGTGCAGACGCTGGGCCAGCTCATCGCCCGCGATGGCGACGGGTGGGTCCTGCCCGCCGTGACGATCGAGGACGCCCCGCGCTTCGCCTACCGCGGCCTGATGCTCGACGTCGCCCGCCACTTCCACTCGGTCGACACCGTCAGGGCCTACATCGACCGCGGGGCGTCCCTCAAGTTCAACGCACTGCACCTGCACCTCACGGACGACCAGGGCTGGCGCATCCAGCTCGACTCGCGTCCCGAGCTCACCGAGAAGGCGTCGGGCACGTCGGTCGGCGGCGGCAGTGTCGTCGGGCAGGGCCGGGGTGGCGGCTTCTACACGAAGGCCGACTACCGCGAGATCGTCGAGTACGCGGCATCCCGTCACATGATCGTCGTGCCCGAGATCGACATGCCGGGCCACACGCATGCGGTGGGCCTCGCGTATCCGGAGCTCACCGAAGCCCCTACCGTCAGCGAGCATATGCGCGAGACCATCCGCGACTACGGCGGCGAGGAGCCGCGCACCGGCACACCCTACGACGGCATGGCCGTCGGGTTCTCGTCGCTGAAGATCCACGACGAGGCGACCTACGATTTCGTTGCCGACGTGTTCGGCGAGCTCGCCGCGATGACGCCCGGGCCGTATCTGCACTTCGGCGGCGACGAGTCGCTCTCGACGACCGACGACGACTTCGCGGTCTTCGTCGCCCGCGCGAGCGCAATCATCGCCGACCTCGGCAAGACGCCCGTCGCGTGGCACGAGGCGGGCGCGGCGCCCGACATCGCCGACATCACGATCGGCCAGTACTGGGGCTTCCTCACCCCGCAGGAGGGCGCCGCGGAGAAGGCGATCGCATTCGTCGACAACGGCGCGCAGCTGATCCTCTCGCCCGCCGACGCGATCTACCTCGACATGCAGTACCCCGACCTGCCCGGGCACGGGCTCACATGGGCGAATGGACCGACGAGCGTCGAGCGCGCGTACTCGTGGGAGCCTTCGGACGTGGTCCCCGGCGTCGACGACTCCGGCATCCTCGGCATCGAGGCGCCGCTGTGGACCGAGACGATCCGCACCGCCGCCGACATCGACACCATGGCCTTCCCGCGCGCCGCCGCGGCCGCGGAGGCCGCCTGGTCTCCTGCAACAGGGACGAGCGAGTTGCGCACCTGGGCGTCGTTCCGCGAGCGCGTCGGCGCCCTCGGGCCGCTGTGGACGAGCATGGGCATCGGCTTCCACCCGTCCGACGAGATCCCGTGGGCCACCGAGTGA
- a CDS encoding MarR family transcriptional regulator: MSDRLTFTLHEFIAELDAFADAALQAGYGVTFNHFQFLAVLYDHEPVDMTTLARCLGVTKAAVSKRVPALVEDGWITAASQPGAGRSILLALTPQGTALVRDAGEVLEREFAAMLTHPSLGGDPIDAPRLNAQLVALTAFIQQQPAPAQGAAAPQETLA, encoded by the coding sequence GTGTCCGACCGCCTGACCTTCACCCTCCACGAGTTCATCGCCGAGCTCGATGCGTTCGCCGACGCCGCCCTGCAGGCGGGGTACGGCGTCACGTTCAACCACTTCCAGTTCCTGGCGGTGCTCTACGACCACGAGCCCGTGGACATGACGACGCTCGCCCGCTGCCTCGGCGTCACCAAGGCCGCCGTGAGCAAACGGGTCCCGGCGCTCGTCGAGGACGGGTGGATCACCGCGGCATCCCAGCCCGGCGCAGGCCGCAGCATCCTGCTCGCCCTCACTCCCCAGGGCACAGCGCTCGTGCGCGATGCGGGGGAAGTGCTCGAGCGCGAGTTCGCCGCGATGCTGACGCATCCCTCCCTCGGGGGCGATCCCATCGACGCCCCGCGCCTGAACGCCCAGCTCGTCGCCCTCACCGCCTTCATCCAGCAGCAGCCGGCACCCGCGCAGGGCGCCGCGGCCCCACAGGAGACCCTCGCATGA
- a CDS encoding transporter substrate-binding domain-containing protein — MSRRIRLIRIAAVGAVVAALTLSGCASGSDPASSESPAAEAGYVTPGKLTIATGETAYEPYVIDDDPESGEGFEAAVAYAVAEELGFAPEDVEWVRTSFESAIAPGPKSFDFNIQQYTITDERKQAVDFSSPYYEASQSVVALQGGAAEGVTDIAGLKDLVLGAMSGSTSATTIEQAIAPTTAPQLYGSNEDAVAALKAGQIDAIVLDTPTAYTAVNFYIDDSFTVGELPAAGVPDQWGLLLAKDSPLTADVTAAVDTLRENGTLDELEAEWLSVLSEGVPQLK, encoded by the coding sequence ATGTCGCGCCGCATCCGTCTCATTCGCATCGCCGCCGTCGGCGCCGTCGTCGCGGCCCTCACCCTGAGCGGCTGCGCCTCGGGCTCCGATCCGGCGAGCAGCGAGTCGCCGGCCGCCGAGGCGGGGTACGTCACGCCCGGCAAGCTCACCATCGCGACCGGCGAGACGGCCTACGAGCCCTACGTGATCGACGACGACCCCGAGTCGGGTGAGGGGTTCGAGGCGGCCGTCGCCTACGCCGTCGCCGAGGAGCTGGGCTTCGCCCCCGAGGACGTCGAGTGGGTGCGCACGAGCTTCGAGTCGGCGATCGCGCCGGGACCGAAGAGCTTCGATTTCAACATCCAGCAGTACACGATCACCGACGAGCGCAAGCAGGCCGTCGACTTCTCATCGCCGTACTACGAGGCGAGCCAGTCGGTGGTCGCGCTGCAGGGCGGCGCGGCCGAGGGCGTGACCGACATCGCGGGACTCAAGGATCTGGTGCTGGGCGCGATGTCGGGATCCACGAGCGCGACGACGATCGAACAGGCCATCGCCCCGACCACTGCGCCTCAGCTCTACGGCTCGAACGAGGATGCCGTCGCCGCGCTCAAGGCCGGCCAGATCGACGCCATCGTGCTCGACACCCCGACCGCGTACACCGCGGTGAACTTCTACATCGACGACTCCTTCACCGTGGGCGAACTGCCGGCGGCGGGAGTCCCCGATCAATGGGGCCTGCTCCTCGCGAAGGATTCCCCGCTGACCGCAGACGTCACTGCGGCCGTCGACACCCTCCGCGAGAACGGCACGCTCGATGAGCTCGAGGCGGAGTGGCTCTCGGTGCTCAGCGAAGGCGTACCGCAGCTGAAGTGA
- a CDS encoding bifunctional methylenetetrahydrofolate dehydrogenase/methenyltetrahydrofolate cyclohydrolase → MTAQKLDGRAAAAQIKDELRERVAALKDRGVTPGIATVLVGADPASQLYVGMKHRESEAIGMNSIQRELPADATQEEVEALIDELNADPECHGYIVQLPLPKHLDTDAILERIDPAKDADGLHPTNLGRLVLNVNSPITTPLPCTPRGVIELLLRNDYDLKGKDVVVVGRGVTIGRSIGLLLTRREINATVTLTHTGTADLSHHLRQADVIVAAAGVKHIVRAEDVKPGAAVLDVGVTREDDPETGKSRVHGDVDPDVAEVAGYLSPNPGGVGPMTVALLMTNVVEAAERSLA, encoded by the coding sequence ATGACCGCACAGAAGCTCGACGGGCGCGCGGCCGCGGCCCAGATCAAGGACGAGCTGCGCGAGCGCGTGGCGGCACTCAAGGACCGCGGCGTCACGCCCGGCATCGCGACGGTGCTCGTCGGCGCCGATCCGGCGTCCCAGCTGTACGTCGGGATGAAGCACCGCGAGTCCGAGGCGATCGGGATGAACTCGATCCAGCGCGAGCTTCCCGCCGACGCCACGCAGGAAGAGGTCGAGGCGCTGATCGACGAGCTCAACGCCGACCCGGAGTGCCACGGGTACATCGTGCAGCTGCCGCTGCCGAAGCACCTCGACACCGACGCGATCCTCGAGCGCATCGACCCCGCGAAGGACGCCGACGGCCTGCACCCGACGAATCTCGGACGGCTCGTGCTCAACGTCAATTCGCCGATCACCACGCCGCTGCCCTGCACCCCCCGTGGTGTCATCGAGCTGCTGCTGCGCAACGACTACGACCTCAAGGGCAAGGACGTGGTCGTCGTCGGTCGCGGCGTGACCATCGGCCGCTCGATCGGCCTGCTGCTCACGCGCCGCGAGATCAACGCGACGGTGACCCTCACCCACACCGGCACCGCCGACCTGTCGCACCACCTGCGCCAGGCGGACGTCATCGTGGCTGCGGCGGGCGTCAAGCACATCGTCCGCGCCGAGGACGTCAAGCCGGGCGCCGCGGTGCTCGACGTCGGCGTCACCCGTGAGGACGACCCCGAGACGGGCAAGTCCCGCGTCCACGGCGATGTCGACCCCGACGTCGCCGAGGTCGCCGGCTACCTCTCGCCGAACCCCGGCGGGGTGGGCCCGATGACGGTCGCGCTCCTCATGACGAACGTCGTCGAAGCCGCGGAGCGCTCGCTCGCCTGA